The following proteins are encoded in a genomic region of uncultured Vibrio sp.:
- a CDS encoding IS30 family transposase, which produces MKYTHLTENERYMISALRKQGISTVKIAKQLGRHKATIYREVERNCRYNKFFDRYSYQPERAQQMARNRLSRSRRNKRYSKIDFKLPEALLRLDWSPDQIVGYLRMRGYPTMSHELIYQHIWNDKTLGGTLWKHLRQSTKKRRKRYNSKDSRGRLAAKRHITERPAKAEHRKEPGHWEIDTVVGRGTKHCIVTLVDRMTGYTFIGQMDDRTSGSLNVRMSKIMTRSDLPFKTITADNGTEFHGYAQLEKHHNCLFYFANPYHSWERGTNENTNGLIRQYLPKRTSMSHVTQKLCNEIADKLNTRPRKRLGYRTPTEYIHAHL; this is translated from the coding sequence ATGAAATACACGCACCTCACTGAGAACGAAAGGTATATGATTTCTGCTCTCAGAAAGCAAGGAATTAGTACCGTTAAAATAGCTAAACAACTGGGGCGTCACAAAGCCACTATCTATCGAGAAGTTGAACGTAATTGCCGTTACAACAAGTTCTTCGATAGGTACTCTTATCAACCAGAACGGGCACAGCAAATGGCGCGCAACCGGCTGAGCCGCTCACGGCGAAATAAGCGCTACAGCAAAATCGACTTCAAGTTGCCTGAAGCCTTGCTACGACTGGATTGGAGCCCTGACCAAATCGTCGGATACTTAAGGATGAGAGGCTATCCGACAATGAGTCATGAGCTCATTTATCAGCACATCTGGAACGACAAAACTCTCGGTGGAACACTGTGGAAACACCTACGCCAGTCCACTAAGAAAAGGCGTAAAAGGTATAACTCAAAAGACAGCCGAGGACGGCTGGCGGCAAAGCGTCATATCACCGAAAGACCTGCAAAAGCTGAGCACAGAAAAGAGCCTGGTCATTGGGAAATTGATACCGTCGTTGGCCGCGGAACCAAGCACTGTATCGTGACTTTAGTCGACAGAATGACTGGCTACACTTTTATTGGGCAAATGGACGATAGAACAAGCGGGTCGCTCAACGTAAGAATGAGCAAAATCATGACCCGCTCTGACTTACCTTTTAAGACGATAACTGCGGATAACGGCACTGAATTTCATGGTTATGCACAACTAGAAAAACATCATAACTGTTTGTTTTACTTTGCAAATCCATACCATTCATGGGAACGAGGCACTAATGAAAACACCAATGGCTTGATACGACAATACTTACCAAAACGAACTTCCATGTCACACGTGACACAGAAGCTCTGCAATGAAATTGCGGACAAACTAAACACGCGCCCACGCAAAAGACTTGGGTATAGGACACCAACGGAGTATATTCATGCGCATCTGTAG
- a CDS encoding IS110 family transposase, with product MTQHKIIGIDLAKNIFFIFEINHKGKNLGRKKLQRSKLLNYVANQTPSIIAMEACSGAHYWAREFENLGHKVLLYPPQHVKNQRRKQKNDYNDAEAIAELALYQRHYPVPHNSIEQQDIQSLIRMRRLCVTERTRLINQVRGLIAEYGIILPKGKASFRQAIPETLEDANNQLSPILRELVSRQYERYLYIDEQIKWFEDKLNQTIKQFDNAKRLMSIPGFGPLTSQAVAVWLGSGQQFKTGRDASAAMGLVPRQDTTGGNVMLLGITKQGNTYIRSLLVHGARAALRRAKFKSDKLSKWMLDLQERRGPNRAAVALANKLMRIAWAVTTKNEEYQPA from the coding sequence ATGACTCAGCATAAAATCATCGGCATCGACTTAGCAAAAAATATCTTCTTTATTTTTGAAATCAATCATAAAGGAAAGAACCTCGGCCGTAAAAAACTTCAACGAAGTAAACTGCTTAACTACGTCGCAAATCAAACTCCATCTATCATCGCGATGGAAGCCTGTTCTGGGGCGCATTACTGGGCTCGTGAATTCGAAAACCTTGGACACAAAGTACTTTTATATCCACCCCAGCATGTTAAAAATCAGCGCCGCAAACAAAAGAATGACTATAACGATGCTGAAGCCATTGCTGAGCTGGCCCTTTACCAACGACATTACCCCGTTCCACACAACTCTATCGAACAGCAAGATATTCAATCACTGATTCGAATGCGTAGATTATGCGTCACTGAAAGAACCCGTTTGATTAATCAAGTTCGAGGACTCATTGCTGAATACGGTATCATTCTCCCCAAAGGAAAAGCCTCTTTTCGACAAGCCATTCCCGAAACACTGGAAGACGCCAACAACCAACTATCACCAATATTACGTGAACTTGTATCACGTCAATATGAGCGCTATTTATATATCGATGAGCAAATCAAATGGTTTGAAGACAAGCTAAACCAAACCATCAAACAATTCGATAATGCCAAGCGACTGATGTCAATTCCTGGCTTTGGGCCACTCACTAGCCAAGCAGTTGCCGTATGGCTAGGTTCAGGCCAACAGTTCAAAACTGGGCGAGATGCCTCTGCTGCGATGGGGCTTGTTCCAAGGCAAGACACAACAGGCGGCAACGTGATGCTTCTAGGCATAACGAAACAAGGCAATACTTATATTCGGTCCTTACTTGTTCATGGGGCTAGAGCCGCCTTACGACGAGCCAAATTTAAATCCGACAAACTGAGTAAATGGATGTTAGATCTCCAAGAGCGACGAGGGCCAAACCGAGCAGCAGTAGCATTAGCGAACAAACTCATGCGGATCGCTTGGGCCGTCACAACAAAAAATGAAGAGTATCAACCAGCATAA
- a CDS encoding DUF6404 family protein: MEKAEFIQKHLIEKGVPADLTKPTAFIWSKYKDPSKKPLVFQSPAKILITHGFFMGLLWGALMWVFFWHSEPENWVTYLVSSSLFGICMGIINVFRTIKARKLLGETNWEKWCHQHYE; the protein is encoded by the coding sequence ATGGAAAAGGCAGAATTTATTCAAAAGCACTTGATTGAGAAGGGTGTCCCAGCAGATTTAACTAAGCCAACTGCATTTATTTGGTCTAAATACAAAGACCCATCTAAAAAACCTTTAGTTTTTCAATCGCCTGCAAAAATACTCATAACACATGGTTTCTTTATGGGGCTACTATGGGGGGCGTTGATGTGGGTGTTTTTTTGGCATTCAGAGCCAGAAAATTGGGTAACTTATCTTGTCTCATCATCTCTATTTGGCATTTGTATGGGAATTATCAACGTATTTCGCACTATTAAGGCTCGAAAGCTTTTGGGTGAAACAAACTGGGAAAAATGGTGTCATCAACACTACGAGTAA
- a CDS encoding DUF3265 domain-containing protein: MTRRLSGIHAAWRFWYAVGFGGDSGLRKVGLGGTHPLTRLHGFPRLSNIR; this comes from the coding sequence ATAACAAGGCGTTTAAGCGGGATTCATGCCGCGTGGCGTTTTTGGTATGCGGTTGGTTTTGGTGGTGACAGTGGTCTGCGTAAAGTTGGTTTAGGCGGCACTCACCCCTTAACGCGGCTACATGGATTCCCCCGGTTGTCAAACATCCGCTAA
- a CDS encoding IS110 family transposase, translating into MSDYSYFGGIDLAKNHFSIHVVDSQGKVILHKSVTRSKLLPTLANMPPMRIGLEACGGAHYWARTLHGLGHDARIMAVKYVVPHRTKGKNDLNDAASICQAVQHSSTRFVPVKSPEQQAILSVHRMREHWVRERTALMNRIRALLSEFGLIIPVGRSSLMKQVPLMLEDAENELPHLARTAIADAYHHLEALNQRIADTEQVFDAFAKVSDNVQRIMKVRGIGPQTATAILASIGSGSQFDKSRDFSAWLGLVPKQYSTGGKPRLGRITKHGDKYLRTLLVHGARTVMANLGDKQDRLSQWCRSILERRGMNRAIVALAAKNARIIWSLLHNQTEYENYAA; encoded by the coding sequence ATGTCTGATTATTCTTATTTTGGCGGTATCGACTTAGCTAAAAATCACTTCAGTATTCATGTCGTTGACTCACAAGGTAAAGTCATCCTGCATAAATCCGTTACCCGCTCTAAGCTACTGCCTACATTAGCAAATATGCCACCTATGCGTATAGGCTTAGAAGCGTGCGGTGGAGCGCATTACTGGGCAAGGACACTCCATGGACTTGGCCATGATGCTCGCATCATGGCGGTTAAGTATGTCGTCCCACACCGTACAAAAGGTAAAAATGACCTCAATGATGCGGCTTCTATTTGCCAAGCTGTACAACACTCATCTACCCGCTTCGTACCCGTAAAATCCCCTGAGCAACAAGCCATTTTGTCGGTGCACCGTATGAGAGAACATTGGGTTCGTGAGCGAACTGCTTTAATGAACCGTATCCGAGCGCTACTTTCCGAATTCGGACTAATCATACCTGTTGGACGCTCATCGCTGATGAAGCAAGTTCCCCTCATGCTCGAAGACGCCGAAAACGAACTGCCTCATTTAGCCAGAACGGCGATTGCTGACGCTTACCATCATCTTGAAGCGTTAAACCAACGTATTGCTGACACAGAACAGGTCTTCGATGCTTTTGCTAAAGTCAGTGACAATGTTCAGCGGATTATGAAGGTGAGAGGCATTGGCCCTCAAACCGCTACGGCGATACTAGCGTCGATAGGGAGTGGCTCTCAGTTCGACAAGAGCCGAGATTTCTCTGCCTGGCTAGGGTTAGTCCCAAAACAATATTCAACTGGCGGTAAACCAAGGTTAGGCAGAATCACCAAGCATGGTGATAAATATCTACGAACTTTGCTCGTTCATGGTGCCCGAACGGTTATGGCAAACTTGGGAGATAAACAAGATAGGTTGAGTCAGTGGTGTCGCAGTATTCTTGAACGTCGGGGCATGAACCGAGCCATCGTGGCTCTGGCTGCAAAGAATGCCCGAATCATCTGGTCACTACTGCACAACCAAACAGAATACGAGAATTACGCTGCTTAA
- a CDS encoding GNAT family N-acetyltransferase, with protein MIETEKLILSPVTPEDSDIYTKLLTCAETTRYLPGGKPFSLEYIQNYVPSKVAHWSKGYGTFIVALKSKPSQKIGYAGVELVPDSSFSDIRYALLPQYQGKGYAFEASKAVLNFTLESGLVSEVYGVAVIENLASGKLLRKLGMQESTERLYDSDDLVTLSTQTRI; from the coding sequence ATGATCGAGACTGAAAAACTAATACTTAGCCCTGTAACCCCAGAAGATTCTGATATTTATACAAAACTTCTGACTTGCGCTGAAACTACAAGATATTTACCGGGTGGAAAGCCTTTTAGCTTGGAGTATATTCAGAATTACGTACCAAGCAAAGTGGCTCACTGGTCGAAAGGCTATGGTACTTTCATTGTTGCGTTAAAGAGTAAGCCATCTCAAAAAATCGGTTATGCTGGCGTTGAGTTAGTTCCTGACTCGAGTTTTTCGGATATCAGGTATGCATTACTACCTCAATATCAAGGTAAAGGGTACGCTTTTGAAGCTTCAAAGGCAGTCTTAAATTTTACCTTGGAATCGGGTTTGGTGTCTGAAGTTTATGGTGTAGCGGTGATAGAAAATCTGGCATCAGGAAAACTACTCCGCAAGCTTGGTATGCAAGAATCCACGGAACGTTTGTACGACAGTGATGACTTGGTTACTCTTTCTACTCAAACACGCATATAA
- a CDS encoding type II toxin-antitoxin system RelE/ParE family toxin: MILWEEESLNDREKIFEFLYDFNPDAAEKTDEIIEAKVENLLEQPLMGVQRDGIRGRLLIIPEISMIVSYWVDGAIIRVMRVLHQKQKFPTD, encoded by the coding sequence ATGATTTTATGGGAAGAAGAATCGCTGAATGATCGTGAGAAGATCTTTGAGTTTCTTTATGACTTTAACCCTGACGCAGCCGAAAAAACTGACGAAATCATTGAAGCCAAAGTAGAAAATTTACTCGAGCAACCATTGATGGGTGTTCAACGTGACGGTATCCGAGGACGATTGCTGATTATCCCCGAAATCTCAATGATCGTTTCCTATTGGGTTGATGGTGCAATTATTCGCGTAATGCGCGTTTTACACCAAAAGCAGAAATTCCCTACCGACTGA
- a CDS encoding type II toxin-antitoxin system RelB/DinJ family antitoxin, whose protein sequence is MDTRIQFRVDDEIKRLAQQMAESQGRTLSDACRELTEQMAEQQRKVLSHDAWLTEQVNLAFEKFDSGKASFVDHDSAKARMAERKAKIRSRGQQ, encoded by the coding sequence ATGGACACTAGAATTCAATTTCGTGTTGATGACGAAATTAAACGCTTAGCTCAGCAAATGGCTGAGAGCCAAGGGCGCACACTTAGCGATGCTTGCCGTGAGCTAACCGAGCAAATGGCTGAGCAACAACGAAAAGTATTATCTCACGACGCTTGGTTAACTGAACAAGTAAACCTAGCATTTGAGAAGTTTGACTCAGGAAAAGCTTCATTTGTTGACCATGACTCAGCAAAAGCACGAATGGCTGAACGAAAAGCTAAGATTCGTAGCCGAGGTCAACAATGA